A portion of the Betta splendens chromosome 2, fBetSpl5.4, whole genome shotgun sequence genome contains these proteins:
- the atp11a gene encoding phospholipid-transporting ATPase IH isoform X2 translates to MGMDFSTLRTLISRYCAGEENWVDSRTVYIGHKEPPPGTEAFIQQRFPDNRIVSSKYTFWNFIPKNMFEQFRRVANFYFLIIFLVQLIIDTPTSPVTSGLPLFFVITVTAIKQGYEDWLRHKADNAVNKCPVHVVQHGKVIRKQSRKLRVGDVVFVKEDETFPCDLILLSSSRDDGTCYVTTASLDGESSHKTYYAVQDTKAYRTEKEVDSIHATIECEQPQPDLYKFVGRINIYMDSDPVARPLGSENLLLRGATLKNTEYIYAVAIYTGMETKMALNYQSKCQKRSAVEKSMNAYLVVYLCILISKAIINTALKYMWQADPNRDEPWYNQRTESERQRHIVIRAFTDFLAFMVLFNYIIPVSMYVTVEMQKFLGSYFIVWDDEMLDEELGERAVVNTSDLNEELGQVEYVFTDKTGTLTENNMEFIECCVDGHVYVPNIICNGQVMTGAGGMDMIDSSPGPDAREREELFFRALCLCHTVQVKEEETVDGIKQGIHQGKSTSFYISSSPDEVALVEGMKGLGFTYLRLKDSHMEILNREDEVERFELLEVLTFDSVRRRMSVIVRDSRGERYLFCKGADSAIFPRVISGKVEQVRARVEHNAVEGLRTLCVAYRPLSPEQYQEVCHQLSGAKLALQDRDKRLAEAYDQIEKDLILLGATAVEDRLQEKAADTIESLHKAGIKVWVLTGDKMETAAATCYASKLFHRNTQILELTTKRTEEQSLHDVLFDLSRTVLRQHGTMTRDNFSSLSGDCTDFGLIIDGATLSAVMRPDQEDSNSGNYKEIFLEICRNCSAVLCCRMAPLQKAQIVKLIKASKEHPITLAIGDGANDVSMILEAHVGIGIMGKEGRQAVRNSDYAIPKFKHLKKMLLVHGHYYYIRISELVQYFFYKNVCFIFPQFLYQFFCGFSQQPLYDTAYLTLYNISFTSLPILLYSLIEQHINMDILKKDPTLYRDIAKNSLLQWSTFIYWTVLGVYDAIVMFFGAYFLFDNTTFTSNGQMFGNWTFGTLVFTVLVFTVTLKLALDTHYWTWINHFVIWGSLIFFVVFSLLWGGIIWPFLNYQRMYYVFMQMLSSGPAWLSIILLITASLLPDVVKKVIWRALWPTTTERIQSADKLYKGQLSEFTPLASLHASSKTGNYRRGSGNQGNAQNPRRSEPLNTKVMFTRWQRTQDYCTFTPLLRFTDGSRYPRRGHAYSGAGPETAV, encoded by the exons ATGGGGATGGACTTCAGCACCCTGCGGACCCTCATCAGCAGATAC TGTGCTGGTGAGGAGAACTGGGTGGACAGCAGGACGGTTTACATTGGACACAAAGAGCCTCCTCCTGGAACCGAGGCCTTCATACAGCAAAGATTTCCTGACAACAGAATAGTGTCTTCCAAG TACACATTTTGGAACTTCATCCCCAAAAATATGTTCGAGCAGTTCAGAAGAGTGGCCAACTTCTACTTTCTCATCATATTTCTTGTTCAG CTGATCATCGACACGCCAACCAGTCCAGTCACCAGTGGACTGCCGCTGTTCTTCGTCATCACGGTCACAGCCATTAAACAG ggtTACGAGGACTGGTTGAGGCACAAAGCGGACAATGCCGTAAACAAGTGTCCTGTCCACGTGGTGCAGCATGGGAAAGTGATACGCAAACAAAGTCGTAAGCTCAGG GTTGGAGATGTTGTCTTTGTGAAAGAAGACGAGACATTTCCCTGtgacctcatcctcctctcctcgtctcGAGATGATGGAACCTGTTACGTTACTACAGCCAGTCTGGACGGAGAGAGCAGCCATAAG ACATACTATGCAGTTCAGGACACAAAAGCCtacaggacagagaaggaggtgGACTCAATCCACGCCACTATTGAATGTGAACAACCACAGCCAGACCTATACAA GTTTGTGGGCCGTATCAACATCTACATGGACAGTGATCCAGTGGCCAG GCCGTTGGGATCAGAGAACCTCCTGCTCCGAGGAGCCACGCTCAAGAACACAGAGTATATCTACG CGGTGGCCATCTACACTGGCATGGAAACCAAGATGGCACTCAACTACCAGTCCAAGTGCCAGAAACGATCTGCAGTAGAAAA GTCCATGAACGCCTACCTTGTGGTCTACCTGTGCATTCTCATCAGCAAGGCCATAATCAACACAGCACTCAAATACATGTGGCAGGCTGACCCCAACAGAGATGAGCCCTGGTACAACCAGAGGACAGAGTCGGAGAGGCAGCGGCACATT GTGATTCGGGCTTTTACAGACTTCTTGGCCTTCATGGTTCTTTTCAATTACATCATTCCCGTTTCCATGTACGTCACCGTGGAGATGCAGAAGTTTCTGGGCTCCTACTTCATCGTGTGGGATGATGAGATGCTGGACGAGGAGCTCGGCGAGAGAGCCGTGGTCAACACGTCCGACCTCAATGAGGAGCTGGGACAG gTGGAATATGTGTTTACAGACAAGACAGGGACTCTAACAGAGAACAACATGGAGTTCATAGAGTGCTGTGTGGACGGACACGTCTACGTGCCAAATATTATTTGTAATGGACAG GTGATGACCGGTGCTGGCGGTATGGACATGATCGACTCATCGCCAGGTCCTGATGCCAGG gAACGCGAGGAGCTGTTTTTCCGGGCCTTGTGTTTGTGCCACACCgtgcaggtgaaggaggaggagacggtggaCGGAATAAAGCAAGGCATCCACCAGGGAAAGTCCACTTCGTTCTACATCTCCTCATCTCCAGATGAGGTGGCGCTGGTGGAAGGCATGAAGGg ACTCGGTTTCACCTACCTGAGACTAAAGGACAGTCACATGGAGATCTTGAATCGAGAGGATGAGGTTGAGAG gTTTGAGCTCCTTGAGGTCTTGACATTTGATTCAGTCAGACGGAGGATGAGCGTTATTGTCAGGGACAGCAGAG GGGAGCGCTACCTGTTCTGTAAAGGTGCAGACTCGGCCATCTTTCCCAGGGTTATCTCAGGCAAGGTGGAGCAGGTCCGAGCACGAGTGGAGCACAATGCAGTG GAGGGTCTGAGGACTCTTTGTGTTGCCTATAGACCACTGAGCCCTGAACAGTACCAGGAGGTGTGTCACCAGCTGAGCGGGGCTAAGTTGGCCCTACAGGACCGAGACAAACGACTGGCAGAGGCCTACGATCAAATAGAGAAAGATCTGATACTGCTGGGAGCCACCGCTGTGGAGGACAG ACTTcaggaaaaagcagcagacaCCATCGAGTCCCTCCACAAGGCCGGTATAAAAGTGTGGGTGCTGACTGGAGATAAGATGGAGACGGCGGCAGCAACCTGCTACGCTAGCAAGCTGTTTCACCGCAACACGCAGATCCTGGAGCTGACCACCAAGcgcacagaggagcagagcctgCACGATGTTCTGTTTGACCTGAGCAGGACTGTCCTGAGGCAGCACGGCACAATGACAAGGGACAACTTCTCCAG TTTATCAGGTGACTGTACTGACTTTGGTCTGATTATTGATGGAGCCACCCTCTCCGCGGTAATGAGGCCCGACCAGGAGGACTCTAACTCAGGGAACTACAAAGAGATCTTCCTAGAAATCTGCCGCAACTGCagcgctgtgctgtgctgtcgcATGGCTcccctccagaaagcacag ATCGTAAAGTTGATCAAAGCGTCCAAGGAGCACCCGATCACGTTGGCAATCGGAGATGGAGCCAATGACGTCAGCATGATCCTGGAGGCCCACGTTGGCATTG GCATTATGGGTAAAGAGGGTCGCCAGGCAGTGAGGAACAGCGACTACGCCATACCCAAGTTCAAACACCTCAAGAAGATGCTGCTCGTTCATGGACACTACTACTATATACGCATCTCCGAACTCGTGCAGTACTTTTTCTACAAG AATGTGTGTTTCATCTTCCCCCAGTTCCTCTATCagttcttctgtgggttctcgCAGCAG CCGCTGTATGACACAGCCTACCTGACTCTGTACAACATCAGCTTCACGTCGCTGCCCATTCTCCTCTACAGCCTCATAGAGCAGCACATTAACATGGACATCCTGAAGAAGGATCCTACTCTGTACAG GGATATTGCCAAGAACTCGCTGCTGCAGTGGTCAACCTTTATCTATTGGACCGTACTGGGTGTTTATGATGCCATTGTGATGTTCTTCGGCGcttacttcctgtttgacaACACCACTTTCACTAGCAATGGACAG ATGTTTGGAAACTGGACATTTGGGACGCTGGTCTTCACTGTTCTTGTGTTCACTGTTACACTCAAG TTGGCTCTAGACACTCACTACTGGACATGGATCAACCATTTTGTCATCTGGGGCTCACTGATCTTCTTTGTGGTCTTCTCCCTACTGTGGGGTGGAATCATTTG GCCCTTCCTCAACTACCAGAGGATGTACTATGTGTTCATGCAGATGTTGTCCAGTGGTCCAGCCTGGCTCAGTATAATCCTTCTAATAACAGCCAGTCTGCTGCCTGATGTGGTTAAGAAGGTCATCTGGAGGGCACTGTGGCCTACGACTACTGAACGCATACAG AGCGCTGATAAACTCTACAAGGGCCAGCTCTCGGAGTTCACCCCTCTGGCTTCTCTCCACGCCTCGTCCAAGACCGGCAACTACCGGCGCGGCTCTGGAAACCAGGGGAATGCTCAGAACCCTCGCAGGTCTGAACCCTTAAACACGAAAGTCATGTTCACGCGCTGGCAAAGAACGCAGGACTACTGTACCTTCACGCCCCTGCTCCGCTTCACAGACGGCTCGCGCTACCCGAGGCGAGGACACGCCTACAGTGGAGCAGGGCCCGAGACGGCAGTCTGA
- the atp11a gene encoding phospholipid-transporting ATPase IH isoform X5 produces MGMDFSTLRTLISRYCAGEENWVDSRTVYIGHKEPPPGTEAFIQQRFPDNRIVSSKYTFWNFIPKNMFEQFRRVANFYFLIIFLVQLIIDTPTSPVTSGLPLFFVITVTAIKQGYEDWLRHKADNAVNKCPVHVVQHGKVIRKQSRKLRVGDVVFVKEDETFPCDLILLSSSRDDGTCYVTTASLDGESSHKTYYAVQDTKAYRTEKEVDSIHATIECEQPQPDLYKFVGRINIYMDSDPVARPLGSENLLLRGATLKNTEYIYAVAIYTGMETKMALNYQSKCQKRSAVEKSMNAYLVVYLCILISKAIINTALKYMWQADPNRDEPWYNQRTESERQRHIVIRAFTDFLAFMVLFNYIIPVSMYVTVEMQKFLGSYFIVWDDEMLDEELGERAVVNTSDLNEELGQVEYVFTDKTGTLTENNMEFIECCVDGHVYVPNIICNGQVMTGAGGMDMIDSSPGPDAREREELFFRALCLCHTVQVKEEETVDGIKQGIHQGKSTSFYISSSPDEVALVEGMKGLGFTYLRLKDSHMEILNREDEVERFELLEVLTFDSVRRRMSVIVRDSRGERYLFCKGADSAIFPRVISGKVEQVRARVEHNAVEGLRTLCVAYRPLSPEQYQEVCHQLSGAKLALQDRDKRLAEAYDQIEKDLILLGATAVEDRLQEKAADTIESLHKAGIKVWVLTGDKMETAAATCYASKLFHRNTQILELTTKRTEEQSLHDVLFDLSRTVLRQHGTMTRDNFSSLSGDCTDFGLIIDGATLSAVMRPDQEDSNSGNYKEIFLEICRNCSAVLCCRMAPLQKAQIVKLIKASKEHPITLAIGDGANDVSMILEAHVGIGIMGKEGRQAVRNSDYAIPKFKHLKKMLLVHGHYYYIRISELVQYFFYKNVCFIFPQFLYQFFCGFSQQPLYDTAYLTLYNISFTSLPILLYSLIEQHINMDILKKDPTLYRDIAKNSLLQWSTFIYWTVLGVYDAIVMFFGAYFLFDNTTFTSNGQLMTTNTQMMFGNWTFGTLVFTVLVFTVTLKLALDTHYWTWINHFVIWGSLIFFVVFSLLWGGIIWPFLNYQRMYYVFMQMLSSGPAWLSIILLITASLLPDVVKKVIWRALWPTTTERIQMYSGSGYVPAVLDRVRHKVCEMPLGSDFLLDGVAVTEA; encoded by the exons ATGGGGATGGACTTCAGCACCCTGCGGACCCTCATCAGCAGATAC TGTGCTGGTGAGGAGAACTGGGTGGACAGCAGGACGGTTTACATTGGACACAAAGAGCCTCCTCCTGGAACCGAGGCCTTCATACAGCAAAGATTTCCTGACAACAGAATAGTGTCTTCCAAG TACACATTTTGGAACTTCATCCCCAAAAATATGTTCGAGCAGTTCAGAAGAGTGGCCAACTTCTACTTTCTCATCATATTTCTTGTTCAG CTGATCATCGACACGCCAACCAGTCCAGTCACCAGTGGACTGCCGCTGTTCTTCGTCATCACGGTCACAGCCATTAAACAG ggtTACGAGGACTGGTTGAGGCACAAAGCGGACAATGCCGTAAACAAGTGTCCTGTCCACGTGGTGCAGCATGGGAAAGTGATACGCAAACAAAGTCGTAAGCTCAGG GTTGGAGATGTTGTCTTTGTGAAAGAAGACGAGACATTTCCCTGtgacctcatcctcctctcctcgtctcGAGATGATGGAACCTGTTACGTTACTACAGCCAGTCTGGACGGAGAGAGCAGCCATAAG ACATACTATGCAGTTCAGGACACAAAAGCCtacaggacagagaaggaggtgGACTCAATCCACGCCACTATTGAATGTGAACAACCACAGCCAGACCTATACAA GTTTGTGGGCCGTATCAACATCTACATGGACAGTGATCCAGTGGCCAG GCCGTTGGGATCAGAGAACCTCCTGCTCCGAGGAGCCACGCTCAAGAACACAGAGTATATCTACG CGGTGGCCATCTACACTGGCATGGAAACCAAGATGGCACTCAACTACCAGTCCAAGTGCCAGAAACGATCTGCAGTAGAAAA GTCCATGAACGCCTACCTTGTGGTCTACCTGTGCATTCTCATCAGCAAGGCCATAATCAACACAGCACTCAAATACATGTGGCAGGCTGACCCCAACAGAGATGAGCCCTGGTACAACCAGAGGACAGAGTCGGAGAGGCAGCGGCACATT GTGATTCGGGCTTTTACAGACTTCTTGGCCTTCATGGTTCTTTTCAATTACATCATTCCCGTTTCCATGTACGTCACCGTGGAGATGCAGAAGTTTCTGGGCTCCTACTTCATCGTGTGGGATGATGAGATGCTGGACGAGGAGCTCGGCGAGAGAGCCGTGGTCAACACGTCCGACCTCAATGAGGAGCTGGGACAG gTGGAATATGTGTTTACAGACAAGACAGGGACTCTAACAGAGAACAACATGGAGTTCATAGAGTGCTGTGTGGACGGACACGTCTACGTGCCAAATATTATTTGTAATGGACAG GTGATGACCGGTGCTGGCGGTATGGACATGATCGACTCATCGCCAGGTCCTGATGCCAGG gAACGCGAGGAGCTGTTTTTCCGGGCCTTGTGTTTGTGCCACACCgtgcaggtgaaggaggaggagacggtggaCGGAATAAAGCAAGGCATCCACCAGGGAAAGTCCACTTCGTTCTACATCTCCTCATCTCCAGATGAGGTGGCGCTGGTGGAAGGCATGAAGGg ACTCGGTTTCACCTACCTGAGACTAAAGGACAGTCACATGGAGATCTTGAATCGAGAGGATGAGGTTGAGAG gTTTGAGCTCCTTGAGGTCTTGACATTTGATTCAGTCAGACGGAGGATGAGCGTTATTGTCAGGGACAGCAGAG GGGAGCGCTACCTGTTCTGTAAAGGTGCAGACTCGGCCATCTTTCCCAGGGTTATCTCAGGCAAGGTGGAGCAGGTCCGAGCACGAGTGGAGCACAATGCAGTG GAGGGTCTGAGGACTCTTTGTGTTGCCTATAGACCACTGAGCCCTGAACAGTACCAGGAGGTGTGTCACCAGCTGAGCGGGGCTAAGTTGGCCCTACAGGACCGAGACAAACGACTGGCAGAGGCCTACGATCAAATAGAGAAAGATCTGATACTGCTGGGAGCCACCGCTGTGGAGGACAG ACTTcaggaaaaagcagcagacaCCATCGAGTCCCTCCACAAGGCCGGTATAAAAGTGTGGGTGCTGACTGGAGATAAGATGGAGACGGCGGCAGCAACCTGCTACGCTAGCAAGCTGTTTCACCGCAACACGCAGATCCTGGAGCTGACCACCAAGcgcacagaggagcagagcctgCACGATGTTCTGTTTGACCTGAGCAGGACTGTCCTGAGGCAGCACGGCACAATGACAAGGGACAACTTCTCCAG TTTATCAGGTGACTGTACTGACTTTGGTCTGATTATTGATGGAGCCACCCTCTCCGCGGTAATGAGGCCCGACCAGGAGGACTCTAACTCAGGGAACTACAAAGAGATCTTCCTAGAAATCTGCCGCAACTGCagcgctgtgctgtgctgtcgcATGGCTcccctccagaaagcacag ATCGTAAAGTTGATCAAAGCGTCCAAGGAGCACCCGATCACGTTGGCAATCGGAGATGGAGCCAATGACGTCAGCATGATCCTGGAGGCCCACGTTGGCATTG GCATTATGGGTAAAGAGGGTCGCCAGGCAGTGAGGAACAGCGACTACGCCATACCCAAGTTCAAACACCTCAAGAAGATGCTGCTCGTTCATGGACACTACTACTATATACGCATCTCCGAACTCGTGCAGTACTTTTTCTACAAG AATGTGTGTTTCATCTTCCCCCAGTTCCTCTATCagttcttctgtgggttctcgCAGCAG CCGCTGTATGACACAGCCTACCTGACTCTGTACAACATCAGCTTCACGTCGCTGCCCATTCTCCTCTACAGCCTCATAGAGCAGCACATTAACATGGACATCCTGAAGAAGGATCCTACTCTGTACAG GGATATTGCCAAGAACTCGCTGCTGCAGTGGTCAACCTTTATCTATTGGACCGTACTGGGTGTTTATGATGCCATTGTGATGTTCTTCGGCGcttacttcctgtttgacaACACCACTTTCACTAGCAATGGACAG ctAATGACAACCAACACACAGATG ATGTTTGGAAACTGGACATTTGGGACGCTGGTCTTCACTGTTCTTGTGTTCACTGTTACACTCAAG TTGGCTCTAGACACTCACTACTGGACATGGATCAACCATTTTGTCATCTGGGGCTCACTGATCTTCTTTGTGGTCTTCTCCCTACTGTGGGGTGGAATCATTTG GCCCTTCCTCAACTACCAGAGGATGTACTATGTGTTCATGCAGATGTTGTCCAGTGGTCCAGCCTGGCTCAGTATAATCCTTCTAATAACAGCCAGTCTGCTGCCTGATGTGGTTAAGAAGGTCATCTGGAGGGCACTGTGGCCTACGACTACTGAACGCATACAG ATGTATTCTGGCTCTGGCTACGTCCCTGCTGTTTTGGAT CGAGTAAGACATAAAGTGTGTGAGATGCCGCTGGGTTCTGACTTCTTACTAGATGGAGTAGCTGTCACAGAGGCCTAG
- the atp11a gene encoding phospholipid-transporting ATPase IH isoform X7, which translates to MGMDFSTLRTLISRYCAGEENWVDSRTVYIGHKEPPPGTEAFIQQRFPDNRIVSSKYTFWNFIPKNMFEQFRRVANFYFLIIFLVQLIIDTPTSPVTSGLPLFFVITVTAIKQGYEDWLRHKADNAVNKCPVHVVQHGKVIRKQSRKLRVGDVVFVKEDETFPCDLILLSSSRDDGTCYVTTASLDGESSHKTYYAVQDTKAYRTEKEVDSIHATIECEQPQPDLYKFVGRINIYMDSDPVARPLGSENLLLRGATLKNTEYIYAVAIYTGMETKMALNYQSKCQKRSAVEKSMNAYLVVYLCILISKAIINTALKYMWQADPNRDEPWYNQRTESERQRHIVIRAFTDFLAFMVLFNYIIPVSMYVTVEMQKFLGSYFIVWDDEMLDEELGERAVVNTSDLNEELGQVEYVFTDKTGTLTENNMEFIECCVDGHVYVPNIICNGQVMTGAGGMDMIDSSPGPDAREREELFFRALCLCHTVQVKEEETVDGIKQGIHQGKSTSFYISSSPDEVALVEGMKGLGFTYLRLKDSHMEILNREDEVERFELLEVLTFDSVRRRMSVIVRDSRGERYLFCKGADSAIFPRVISGKVEQVRARVEHNAVEGLRTLCVAYRPLSPEQYQEVCHQLSGAKLALQDRDKRLAEAYDQIEKDLILLGATAVEDRLQEKAADTIESLHKAGIKVWVLTGDKMETAAATCYASKLFHRNTQILELTTKRTEEQSLHDVLFDLSRTVLRQHGTMTRDNFSSLSGDCTDFGLIIDGATLSAVMRPDQEDSNSGNYKEIFLEICRNCSAVLCCRMAPLQKAQIVKLIKASKEHPITLAIGDGANDVSMILEAHVGIGIMGKEGRQAVRNSDYAIPKFKHLKKMLLVHGHYYYIRISELVQYFFYKNVCFIFPQFLYQFFCGFSQQPLYDTAYLTLYNISFTSLPILLYSLIEQHINMDILKKDPTLYRDIAKNSLLQWSTFIYWTVLGVYDAIVMFFGAYFLFDNTTFTSNGQLMTTNTQMMFGNWTFGTLVFTVLVFTVTLKLALDTHYWTWINHFVIWGSLIFFVVFSLLWGGIIWPFLNYQRMYYVFMQMLSSGPAWLSIILLITASLLPDVVKKVIWRALWPTTTERIQRVRHKVCEMPLGSDFLLDGVAVTEA; encoded by the exons ATGGGGATGGACTTCAGCACCCTGCGGACCCTCATCAGCAGATAC TGTGCTGGTGAGGAGAACTGGGTGGACAGCAGGACGGTTTACATTGGACACAAAGAGCCTCCTCCTGGAACCGAGGCCTTCATACAGCAAAGATTTCCTGACAACAGAATAGTGTCTTCCAAG TACACATTTTGGAACTTCATCCCCAAAAATATGTTCGAGCAGTTCAGAAGAGTGGCCAACTTCTACTTTCTCATCATATTTCTTGTTCAG CTGATCATCGACACGCCAACCAGTCCAGTCACCAGTGGACTGCCGCTGTTCTTCGTCATCACGGTCACAGCCATTAAACAG ggtTACGAGGACTGGTTGAGGCACAAAGCGGACAATGCCGTAAACAAGTGTCCTGTCCACGTGGTGCAGCATGGGAAAGTGATACGCAAACAAAGTCGTAAGCTCAGG GTTGGAGATGTTGTCTTTGTGAAAGAAGACGAGACATTTCCCTGtgacctcatcctcctctcctcgtctcGAGATGATGGAACCTGTTACGTTACTACAGCCAGTCTGGACGGAGAGAGCAGCCATAAG ACATACTATGCAGTTCAGGACACAAAAGCCtacaggacagagaaggaggtgGACTCAATCCACGCCACTATTGAATGTGAACAACCACAGCCAGACCTATACAA GTTTGTGGGCCGTATCAACATCTACATGGACAGTGATCCAGTGGCCAG GCCGTTGGGATCAGAGAACCTCCTGCTCCGAGGAGCCACGCTCAAGAACACAGAGTATATCTACG CGGTGGCCATCTACACTGGCATGGAAACCAAGATGGCACTCAACTACCAGTCCAAGTGCCAGAAACGATCTGCAGTAGAAAA GTCCATGAACGCCTACCTTGTGGTCTACCTGTGCATTCTCATCAGCAAGGCCATAATCAACACAGCACTCAAATACATGTGGCAGGCTGACCCCAACAGAGATGAGCCCTGGTACAACCAGAGGACAGAGTCGGAGAGGCAGCGGCACATT GTGATTCGGGCTTTTACAGACTTCTTGGCCTTCATGGTTCTTTTCAATTACATCATTCCCGTTTCCATGTACGTCACCGTGGAGATGCAGAAGTTTCTGGGCTCCTACTTCATCGTGTGGGATGATGAGATGCTGGACGAGGAGCTCGGCGAGAGAGCCGTGGTCAACACGTCCGACCTCAATGAGGAGCTGGGACAG gTGGAATATGTGTTTACAGACAAGACAGGGACTCTAACAGAGAACAACATGGAGTTCATAGAGTGCTGTGTGGACGGACACGTCTACGTGCCAAATATTATTTGTAATGGACAG GTGATGACCGGTGCTGGCGGTATGGACATGATCGACTCATCGCCAGGTCCTGATGCCAGG gAACGCGAGGAGCTGTTTTTCCGGGCCTTGTGTTTGTGCCACACCgtgcaggtgaaggaggaggagacggtggaCGGAATAAAGCAAGGCATCCACCAGGGAAAGTCCACTTCGTTCTACATCTCCTCATCTCCAGATGAGGTGGCGCTGGTGGAAGGCATGAAGGg ACTCGGTTTCACCTACCTGAGACTAAAGGACAGTCACATGGAGATCTTGAATCGAGAGGATGAGGTTGAGAG gTTTGAGCTCCTTGAGGTCTTGACATTTGATTCAGTCAGACGGAGGATGAGCGTTATTGTCAGGGACAGCAGAG GGGAGCGCTACCTGTTCTGTAAAGGTGCAGACTCGGCCATCTTTCCCAGGGTTATCTCAGGCAAGGTGGAGCAGGTCCGAGCACGAGTGGAGCACAATGCAGTG GAGGGTCTGAGGACTCTTTGTGTTGCCTATAGACCACTGAGCCCTGAACAGTACCAGGAGGTGTGTCACCAGCTGAGCGGGGCTAAGTTGGCCCTACAGGACCGAGACAAACGACTGGCAGAGGCCTACGATCAAATAGAGAAAGATCTGATACTGCTGGGAGCCACCGCTGTGGAGGACAG ACTTcaggaaaaagcagcagacaCCATCGAGTCCCTCCACAAGGCCGGTATAAAAGTGTGGGTGCTGACTGGAGATAAGATGGAGACGGCGGCAGCAACCTGCTACGCTAGCAAGCTGTTTCACCGCAACACGCAGATCCTGGAGCTGACCACCAAGcgcacagaggagcagagcctgCACGATGTTCTGTTTGACCTGAGCAGGACTGTCCTGAGGCAGCACGGCACAATGACAAGGGACAACTTCTCCAG TTTATCAGGTGACTGTACTGACTTTGGTCTGATTATTGATGGAGCCACCCTCTCCGCGGTAATGAGGCCCGACCAGGAGGACTCTAACTCAGGGAACTACAAAGAGATCTTCCTAGAAATCTGCCGCAACTGCagcgctgtgctgtgctgtcgcATGGCTcccctccagaaagcacag ATCGTAAAGTTGATCAAAGCGTCCAAGGAGCACCCGATCACGTTGGCAATCGGAGATGGAGCCAATGACGTCAGCATGATCCTGGAGGCCCACGTTGGCATTG GCATTATGGGTAAAGAGGGTCGCCAGGCAGTGAGGAACAGCGACTACGCCATACCCAAGTTCAAACACCTCAAGAAGATGCTGCTCGTTCATGGACACTACTACTATATACGCATCTCCGAACTCGTGCAGTACTTTTTCTACAAG AATGTGTGTTTCATCTTCCCCCAGTTCCTCTATCagttcttctgtgggttctcgCAGCAG CCGCTGTATGACACAGCCTACCTGACTCTGTACAACATCAGCTTCACGTCGCTGCCCATTCTCCTCTACAGCCTCATAGAGCAGCACATTAACATGGACATCCTGAAGAAGGATCCTACTCTGTACAG GGATATTGCCAAGAACTCGCTGCTGCAGTGGTCAACCTTTATCTATTGGACCGTACTGGGTGTTTATGATGCCATTGTGATGTTCTTCGGCGcttacttcctgtttgacaACACCACTTTCACTAGCAATGGACAG ctAATGACAACCAACACACAGATG ATGTTTGGAAACTGGACATTTGGGACGCTGGTCTTCACTGTTCTTGTGTTCACTGTTACACTCAAG TTGGCTCTAGACACTCACTACTGGACATGGATCAACCATTTTGTCATCTGGGGCTCACTGATCTTCTTTGTGGTCTTCTCCCTACTGTGGGGTGGAATCATTTG GCCCTTCCTCAACTACCAGAGGATGTACTATGTGTTCATGCAGATGTTGTCCAGTGGTCCAGCCTGGCTCAGTATAATCCTTCTAATAACAGCCAGTCTGCTGCCTGATGTGGTTAAGAAGGTCATCTGGAGGGCACTGTGGCCTACGACTACTGAACGCATACAG CGAGTAAGACATAAAGTGTGTGAGATGCCGCTGGGTTCTGACTTCTTACTAGATGGAGTAGCTGTCACAGAGGCCTAG